The region ACCTGCCGCAAGCCGGTCATCGCGGCCATGAACGGCCCGGCCGTGGGCGTGGGCATCACCATGACCCTGGCCATGGACATGCGCATCGCGGCCGAGGACGCCAAGATGGGCCTGGTCTTCACCCGGCGCGGCCTGGTGCCCGAGGCCTGCTCCTCCTGGTTCCTGGCCCGCCTGGTGGGCCCGGCCAAGGCCCTGGAGCTGAGCATGACCGGCCGGGTGTTCCCGGCAAAGGACATGGCCGGCACCGGCCTGTTCAACCACGTGCTGCCCGCGGACCAGGTGCTCCCCAAGGCCATGGAGATCGCCCGCGAGATCGCGGACAACACCTCGGCCACCTCGGTGTCGCTGACCAAGGCCCTGGTCTGGCACGGCCTCAACGAGCCCGACCCCCAGGCGGTGCACCTGATCGACTCGCGGGTGTTCCACTGGGCCGGACGACAGGCCGATGCCAAGGAGGGCGTGATGGCCTTCTTGGAAAAGCGGCCGCCCCGCTTCACCCTCAGCCCCACCAAGGATATGCCCGAGGTCTACCCCTGGTGGCGCGAGACCAAAGTTTAGGGCGTCGGATTCGGCAAGAAACGTGTAGGGGCGGGGTTTATCCCCGCCCTTTTTTCGCCCCGCGAAACCGGGAAGCCCCCCCCCTACATTTCCTCTTAAAAACAACCTATTGTCATTGCGAGGAGCGGCCTTGCCGCGACGCGGCAATCTCTGCCCGGAGCAGATGCCCCCGGATCAGAACCACGCTCCCTATCCTGCCCCAGCCCATCGCCCCACAAACTATTTAGAAACAGACAGCCATCGCCAGGAGCGGCGGCCGTGAAGGGAAAGAAAGAAGCGGGAGAGGGAAAAGAAAAAGAAAAGGCGTTTTTTTGTCGGGATCACTCGGGGCCGGCATAAAGGGCCGGTGCAACCGAGGCAGGCCCGTTGGCGGGGAGGGGTCTCTGAACCAGGGACGCGGAGGGAAGCTGGTAAAAATTTGGAGGGGGTGGTTGGAGAAGCTCCAAGGCGGTGCGGGGAGATGCCGGCCCCTTGGCGACCCCGACGGTGGGGGGAGTGGGGTGAAAGAAGATAGTGCAGGGCAGGGTTTATCTTCACCCTCTTCTTCCTCTGCTGGCCCCGACAGCTCGTCTGTCGGGGTTGCCGAGGCTCGGCGAGGCAACAAGAAATGCCCCGAGATTTCTTGCCGCTCGGCTAACGCCTCGCGGCCCAGATAGCAGAGCTAACGGGGCCAACAGGGCAAAGGTTTACCTTCACCCAACAACCTCTTTTCATCCTCGCGCCAACAAAAAAGCGCCCCGCCTGAAACCAGGCGGGGCGCTCTAAGTTCTTATCTACTTGGCGCTTACATCTTGCGGGCGTCGAACACGCGCTTGGCCTTGCCCTCGGAGCGCTCGATGCTCTTAGGCGGCACGCAGCGCACCTTCACGCCGATGCCGATGACCCCGCGGATGCGGCTCTCGATGTCGCGCTCCACCTCGCGCAGCTTCTCCTCGCCCAGGTCGTAGACCTCGGGCTTGGCTTCCACGTCCACGCTCAGGGCGTCCAGATAGCCCTTCTTGCGGATGATCAGCACGTACTGCGGCTCCACCTCGGGAACCTCCAGGAGGATCGACTCCACCTGGCTGGGGAACACGTTCACGCCGCTGATGATCAGCATGTCGTCGCTGCGGCCCAGGACCTTTTTCATCTTCAGAAGGGTGCGGCCACAGGAGCACTTCTCGCGCTTGAGCTCGGTGATGTCCCGGGTGCGGTAGCGGATCATGGGCATGGCCCGGCGCTGGATGGCCGTAAAGACCAGCTCGCCCTTCTCGCCCAGGGGCAGGACCTCCTCGGTGACCGGATCGATGATCTCGGCCATGATGTGGTCCTCGTTGATGTGCAGATAGCCGTCCTTGGCCGGACAGGAGAAGGCGGTGCCCGGGCCGCCCAGCTCGGTGAGACCGTAGGCCTCGCAGGCGTCGATGCCCATGCGCTCCTCGATCTCGTCGCGCATCTCCACGGTCCAGGGCTCGGCCCCGAAAACGCCCACCCGTACCGGCAGCTCGCGGATGTCCACGCCCATGTCCGCGGCTTTTTCGGCGATGGTCAGGGCATAGGAAGGAGTGCTGAACAGCACCGTGGTGCCGAAGTCCTGCATCAGGGTAACCTGGCGCTCGGTCATGCCCGAGCTGG is a window of Desulfarculaceae bacterium DNA encoding:
- a CDS encoding enoyl-CoA hydratase/isomerase family protein is translated as MELKHTTHELKDGVSLITLNRPERLNAWTPIMRDELIHLFGQADQDDRVRVVVVTGAGRAFCAGMDLEAGGKTFDYKAREDSQDDPALHRDGGGKVALAAFTCRKPVIAAMNGPAVGVGITMTLAMDMRIAAEDAKMGLVFTRRGLVPEACSSWFLARLVGPAKALELSMTGRVFPAKDMAGTGLFNHVLPADQVLPKAMEIAREIADNTSATSVSLTKALVWHGLNEPDPQAVHLIDSRVFHWAGRQADAKEGVMAFLEKRPPRFTLSPTKDMPEVYPWWRETKV
- a CDS encoding phenylacetate--CoA ligase — protein: MWDEKFETMSTDEMQALQLDKLQETVAWVYERVPFYKQKFDEVGIKPGDIKSVEDLGKLPFTVKTDLRDNYPFGLCAVPMNQVKRVHASSGTTGKPITGPYTAEDLDHWAECMARNMVAAGMSSDDIVQNAYGLGLFTGGLGFHGGAEKLGCTVIPASSGMTERQVTLMQDFGTTVLFSTPSYALTIAEKAADMGVDIRELPVRVGVFGAEPWTVEMRDEIEERMGIDACEAYGLTELGGPGTAFSCPAKDGYLHINEDHIMAEIIDPVTEEVLPLGEKGELVFTAIQRRAMPMIRYRTRDITELKREKCSCGRTLLKMKKVLGRSDDMLIISGVNVFPSQVESILLEVPEVEPQYVLIIRKKGYLDALSVDVEAKPEVYDLGEEKLREVERDIESRIRGVIGIGVKVRCVPPKSIERSEGKAKRVFDARKM